One segment of Maridesulfovibrio bastinii DSM 16055 DNA contains the following:
- a CDS encoding Ig-like domain-containing protein encodes MRNSRLFFQCILFILVAGSAFFGSPADGITASTESFFSHERSLRDLSFFSAQSGCSAFNSRQSLYVQVKNGKIEFLDTISNENLCMTFAGMGRKEIHPTKFYATNICGNKLNRISKDVNEWLINRPKEGFEHGVTIRERPCGTSPVRVVWKLGGSLVPCQKSADGEINFTNKKSELKITGICAWDSTGRKLDAHIEFVQPDMLTYVLNDTGAVYPVVIDPFFTQEDKLVAESRADVDFGWTADINGDYAVIGAPDEEKVYVFKNTDGNWAQSQILTATNGTSGDNFGFSLDLNENSIIVGAPGNAANTGSAYIFSLSGGLWQETQQLSASDGEIGDQFGYSTAMDGDWAVIGSYADDSGAGSAYIFKKNSGSWQQDSRITALDAMAGDNFGCSVSIRDDNLAVGAFGADGSAGRVYTYHYGWSGWYYEDKFQSPDSSNFGFFGSSLSMGKDCLAVGAIGDNGGAAMSGAAYIYVRNSSGWNMQQKLTDSSSNAFDSMGSSVALSGNKLLVGADNAENDTGKLSGLVYLFIQQDNHWDLFEKYIPADAQDSDEFGIAAGFDGHRFIIGADQSDSNLGAAYVFNATTPSVLNVSPGNNSTDIAMNTILSAVFSQTMNSSAVSTSFLLNCTSDHSPVSGNITVSSDKLSATFTPEATLFPTTEYLATLTSDITNLIGINLPVETTWSFTTSSGLDLDNAGILYVFPESMAGDVSVNSCLVVKFNKEMDPSSITNNSFYLEGVNGTVRYDQNCRKAYFIPNSELDFSTTYKAVITTAVKDAFENPLSSEQLWVFTTEDESPDSDGDGVNNNQDSYPDNPTKATFNSAVCNHVYTLILNAEAGAAFKNIKSMSPFDPGLNLTDYPIDGDFSTGLTYFEIGNMTKGASAQVTLSCDSDFPDIRSVYKTGTKGFYPFTAHSELGSESCTLNLIDGGYGDEDLVLNGRIVDPVGISESAPPKTENNPGGCVMNPGSDSGLEWFLLFYILLIFILRRSTIFHRN; translated from the coding sequence TTGCGAAACAGCAGATTATTTTTTCAATGCATATTATTTATTCTAGTTGCCGGATCAGCCTTTTTCGGAAGCCCCGCAGACGGGATAACTGCATCTACTGAAAGTTTTTTCTCTCATGAAAGGAGTTTACGCGACCTTTCTTTCTTTTCAGCACAATCAGGATGTTCAGCATTCAACAGCAGACAGTCACTTTATGTCCAAGTTAAAAATGGCAAAATTGAATTTCTAGACACCATTTCCAATGAAAATCTCTGCATGACTTTCGCAGGTATGGGACGAAAGGAAATCCACCCCACTAAATTTTACGCAACCAATATCTGCGGAAATAAACTCAACAGAATTTCTAAAGATGTAAATGAATGGTTGATCAACAGACCGAAAGAAGGGTTCGAACACGGTGTTACAATAAGAGAGCGTCCCTGCGGAACATCCCCAGTCCGAGTGGTCTGGAAACTTGGTGGCAGCCTTGTTCCCTGCCAGAAATCGGCTGATGGCGAAATAAATTTCACCAATAAAAAAAGTGAACTGAAAATTACTGGAATATGCGCATGGGATTCCACAGGACGCAAACTGGATGCCCACATTGAATTTGTTCAGCCGGATATGCTGACCTATGTGCTTAACGATACCGGGGCTGTTTATCCTGTAGTAATTGATCCGTTTTTTACACAAGAAGATAAACTTGTTGCTGAAAGTCGGGCTGATGTTGATTTTGGATGGACCGCTGATATTAATGGCGATTATGCGGTGATCGGCGCACCGGATGAAGAAAAAGTCTATGTTTTTAAAAATACTGACGGTAACTGGGCCCAGTCGCAAATCCTAACCGCAACAAACGGTACATCAGGTGACAACTTCGGATTCAGCCTTGATCTTAATGAAAACAGCATCATCGTCGGCGCTCCCGGCAACGCCGCAAATACAGGCTCTGCATATATTTTTTCCCTGAGCGGCGGACTATGGCAGGAGACGCAGCAGCTTTCAGCTTCTGACGGAGAAATTGGAGATCAATTCGGATATTCAACAGCTATGGACGGAGACTGGGCCGTTATCGGCTCTTATGCAGATGATTCCGGAGCAGGTTCTGCCTATATATTCAAAAAAAATTCCGGATCATGGCAGCAGGACTCCAGAATAACCGCATTAGATGCCATGGCCGGGGATAATTTCGGTTGTTCCGTCTCCATCAGAGATGACAACCTTGCTGTAGGAGCTTTCGGGGCGGATGGATCGGCCGGAAGGGTTTACACTTATCACTATGGCTGGTCAGGCTGGTATTACGAAGATAAATTTCAGTCTCCGGACAGTTCAAATTTCGGATTTTTCGGTTCTTCCCTGTCTATGGGAAAAGACTGTCTGGCTGTTGGAGCAATTGGAGATAATGGCGGTGCAGCAATGAGCGGTGCAGCCTATATCTATGTGCGTAATTCAAGCGGATGGAATATGCAGCAGAAACTGACGGATTCTTCCAGCAATGCTTTTGATTCCATGGGCTCATCTGTCGCTTTGAGTGGAAATAAACTTCTTGTCGGAGCAGACAATGCTGAAAATGATACCGGAAAACTGTCAGGTCTGGTTTATCTATTCATTCAGCAGGACAACCACTGGGACTTGTTTGAAAAATACATTCCAGCAGACGCTCAGGATAGTGATGAATTTGGAATTGCCGCAGGTTTTGACGGCCATAGATTCATTATAGGGGCCGACCAGAGTGATTCAAATCTGGGGGCGGCATATGTCTTCAATGCCACTACTCCTTCAGTTTTAAACGTCAGTCCGGGGAACAACAGTACGGACATTGCGATGAACACTATTTTATCGGCAGTATTCAGTCAGACGATGAACAGTTCAGCCGTTTCAACTTCCTTTCTTTTAAATTGTACCTCCGATCACAGCCCGGTTTCAGGCAATATAACTGTAAGCTCTGATAAATTGAGCGCAACATTCACTCCTGAAGCCACCCTGTTCCCCACAACTGAATATCTGGCAACCCTGACTTCCGATATCACCAATCTGATAGGAATAAACCTGCCAGTTGAAACCACATGGAGTTTCACAACCTCGTCAGGTCTTGATCTGGACAACGCAGGTATCCTGTATGTGTTCCCGGAGTCCATGGCTGGTGATGTCTCTGTTAATTCCTGCCTGGTGGTAAAATTTAATAAAGAGATGGACCCATCATCAATTACAAATAACAGTTTTTATCTGGAAGGAGTGAACGGCACTGTTCGCTACGACCAGAACTGCCGCAAGGCCTACTTTATTCCGAATTCAGAACTAGACTTTTCCACAACCTATAAAGCCGTGATTACTACGGCTGTCAAAGATGCCTTTGAAAATCCCCTGTCCTCGGAACAATTGTGGGTATTCACGACCGAAGATGAATCTCCTGATTCAGACGGTGACGGCGTTAATAACAATCAGGATTCCTATCCTGACAACCCTACTAAAGCGACTTTCAATTCTGCGGTCTGCAACCATGTCTACACCTTGATTCTAAATGCCGAAGCAGGAGCAGCCTTCAAAAATATTAAATCAATGTCCCCGTTTGATCCGGGATTGAACCTCACTGATTATCCTATAGACGGTGATTTCTCCACAGGTCTGACTTACTTTGAAATTGGAAATATGACTAAAGGAGCGTCGGCGCAGGTAACTTTAAGCTGTGACTCGGACTTCCCGGATATTCGCAGTGTCTATAAAACAGGAACAAAAGGATTTTATCCATTCACCGCTCATTCTGAATTAGGCAGCGAGTCATGCACTCTGAATCTTATCGATGGCGGCTACGGTGACGAAGATCTTGTTTTAAACGGGCGCATAGTGGACCCGGTAGGCATTTCAGAATCAGCACCTCCGAAGACCGAGAATAATCCGGGAGGGTGTGTTATGAATCCCGGTTCAGATTCAGGGCTGGAATGGTTTCTGCTGTTTTATATACTGCTCATTTTCATTCTTCGCAGGTCAACAATTTTTCACCGCAATTAA
- a CDS encoding DUF748 domain-containing protein codes for MFKEYREKWSSLTSSVKWAYGIGVFLVLYTLIGFFLIPFIGQKVLLAQLPKVLKRDVAIENVSFNPYTLNLEIEGFKVAKKKGDGNLVSFKKLGLNLDSFSIFRLALVITNVSFNELSVDVSVFKGGTSVSDLVPEAQEKSAEEEEDSGSLFPVVVDNFTMTNSTIKVFDQTKNKHHLISDININVPFTSTLDRNVKDFVQPSLSAVINGTPFNMKGKTLPFDSSLRTRFDFVIQKAELKDYRNYLPLPKEVQIANGTLSSTLSLVFDRGGEDAPKVRLAGDAEVDNFSLVHSDEGKLIAFKNFKIKFDDLRIMQKIAHINSVMIMNPYINMGLKKDGSLELLDYLLPQSMPAEKAVSSDFKSNSTVAVENDSNSTSNSTSNSTSNLTGPAENNATLPEETAQKKDEVKTSDESGDTPFLATVDRFDLIGGIVDLKDNAFGKGFEKKVGPINVSGQNITTAKGKYGRFSVDIGKKDGEYISTSGNLSLIPLDVNGSVAVSNMTVPEYHTYYEDFLPLAMTSGSLSVKSGFRFTPEADGMNATTEISGLSVGLEKLKLEVPGKESPVVGVDSFGISNGTIDVLKKSVSIDAVNLDGGLIRIGRSSKGIDLVNLIDELQKSEKSPTGQAAAKPAADEVESEPWKVGVKKIGVAKTEFELIDTAASKKTVIDLENINVRADDFSLDGAKDMLLDISGQVNKRGSFAVNGHARMKPLSAGGTVSLKKIRLRDFNGYLPKKMQMNIARGHLDVAGQWDFKGGDKAAAGYKGKAQLKDLVIRDSSNDKAAFTLDELAVRDIDFKSEPLGSTVGLVDVVKPVVNVVREQDGTINFSRMITGKRAAPVNATAIEEQAEQINVVPVNDATVKAEIPVETNASVTNATAEGASEVSFMLEKVRLRDGSLVFNDLTVKPSFNMDISKMKADITKLGLPYGNRTGIVFNATVDDQSPLILTGELLPSGKNLKSGMKLNLSNLDMTQLSPYTLKYIAYPVSTGMLNANVDLALDGSEIAVGNLLDIFQFDVGDKVPNPDAANVPIGLGLALLKDSDGNIQLDIPVEGNLSDPQFRLGAVIGRAIVNLLIKAVTSPFALIGSLFGGGENMNVLAFDPGTDKLNESALKKIETIAKAMTERPGLNLEISGFSAAQQDKPALKELTFKRKIAMVKFLDIEGDEGAPKSVDEVKISQEEYPEYLEDVYKDEPFEKPTNIIGMVKTLPVPDMEKAVRDHIQITPSDLSRLARKRAEIVRDMLINEKGIKAERIFLKDSGQVKAQSAGPRVELGLK; via the coding sequence GTGTTCAAGGAATATCGGGAAAAATGGAGCAGCCTTACATCTTCGGTCAAGTGGGCCTATGGAATCGGAGTGTTTCTTGTTTTGTATACACTCATCGGTTTCTTTTTAATCCCTTTTATCGGCCAGAAAGTTCTTCTGGCTCAGCTTCCCAAAGTTCTTAAGAGAGATGTAGCCATAGAAAATGTGAGTTTCAATCCCTATACTTTGAATCTGGAGATTGAAGGTTTCAAGGTTGCCAAAAAGAAAGGAGACGGCAATCTGGTTTCATTTAAGAAACTGGGTTTGAATCTCGATTCTTTTTCCATTTTCAGACTTGCTCTTGTCATTACCAATGTAAGTTTTAACGAACTTAGTGTCGATGTGTCTGTTTTTAAAGGTGGGACCAGTGTGTCTGACCTTGTGCCCGAAGCTCAGGAAAAGTCCGCAGAAGAGGAGGAAGACTCCGGATCACTCTTCCCTGTTGTTGTGGATAATTTTACCATGACCAACAGTACGATAAAGGTTTTTGACCAGACTAAAAACAAACATCATTTAATTTCAGACATAAATATAAACGTACCTTTTACGTCCACACTGGACCGGAATGTTAAAGATTTTGTTCAGCCCAGTCTTTCCGCAGTTATAAACGGAACTCCGTTTAACATGAAGGGTAAAACCCTGCCCTTTGATTCTTCACTTCGGACAAGATTTGATTTTGTAATACAGAAAGCCGAATTGAAAGATTATCGCAATTACCTTCCTCTTCCAAAAGAAGTTCAGATTGCAAATGGAACATTGAGCAGTACCCTCTCACTTGTTTTTGACCGTGGCGGGGAAGATGCTCCTAAAGTACGCCTTGCAGGTGATGCCGAGGTTGATAATTTCAGTCTTGTCCATTCTGATGAAGGTAAGCTCATCGCCTTTAAGAATTTTAAGATTAAATTTGATGACTTGCGAATCATGCAGAAAATAGCTCATATCAATTCTGTAATGATTATGAACCCATATATTAACATGGGGCTCAAAAAAGATGGAAGTCTCGAGTTGCTGGACTATCTCCTGCCACAGAGTATGCCTGCGGAAAAAGCTGTCTCCTCTGATTTCAAGAGCAACTCAACTGTAGCTGTTGAAAATGATTCCAACTCAACTTCCAACTCAACTTCCAATTCAACTTCCAACTTAACAGGGCCGGCTGAAAATAATGCCACCTTACCGGAAGAGACTGCTCAGAAAAAAGATGAAGTTAAAACTTCAGATGAATCAGGTGACACTCCTTTTCTGGCCACAGTGGATCGCTTCGATCTCATAGGTGGCATTGTTGATTTAAAGGACAACGCTTTCGGAAAGGGATTTGAAAAAAAGGTTGGTCCTATCAATGTCTCCGGTCAGAATATAACTACCGCCAAAGGAAAGTACGGTAGATTTTCCGTTGATATAGGAAAAAAGGATGGAGAATATATTTCCACCTCAGGAAATTTGTCACTCATCCCGCTTGATGTGAACGGCTCTGTGGCTGTTTCGAATATGACTGTTCCTGAATATCATACTTATTACGAAGACTTTTTACCTCTTGCTATGACTTCAGGCTCTCTTAGCGTTAAGTCCGGATTCAGATTTACTCCTGAAGCTGATGGAATGAATGCGACCACAGAAATATCCGGGCTTTCTGTGGGACTTGAAAAGTTAAAGCTTGAAGTTCCGGGAAAAGAATCTCCAGTTGTAGGCGTAGATTCTTTCGGCATTTCAAATGGAACTATAGATGTTCTGAAAAAATCAGTTTCCATAGACGCTGTTAATCTTGATGGCGGACTGATACGCATAGGCCGGAGCAGCAAGGGGATTGATCTTGTAAATCTTATAGATGAACTCCAGAAATCAGAGAAATCTCCAACCGGACAAGCTGCGGCTAAGCCCGCTGCTGACGAAGTGGAAAGTGAGCCGTGGAAAGTTGGAGTCAAGAAGATTGGTGTTGCTAAAACAGAATTTGAGCTGATTGATACTGCGGCTTCCAAGAAGACTGTTATTGATCTTGAAAATATCAATGTGCGCGCAGATGATTTCAGTCTTGACGGTGCAAAGGATATGCTTCTCGACATCAGCGGACAGGTCAACAAGCGCGGTTCGTTTGCTGTTAACGGACATGCCAGAATGAAACCGTTGTCTGCCGGGGGAACCGTCAGCCTCAAGAAAATAAGGCTGCGTGATTTTAATGGCTATCTTCCAAAAAAAATGCAGATGAATATTGCCCGCGGCCATCTTGATGTTGCCGGGCAATGGGATTTTAAGGGCGGAGACAAAGCTGCGGCTGGCTATAAAGGAAAAGCTCAGCTGAAAGATCTTGTTATCAGGGATAGTTCCAATGACAAGGCCGCTTTCACTCTTGACGAGCTGGCTGTGCGGGATATTGATTTTAAATCTGAGCCTCTCGGTTCCACTGTCGGCCTTGTTGACGTTGTAAAACCGGTCGTAAATGTTGTGCGCGAGCAGGACGGGACAATCAACTTTTCACGGATGATAACCGGTAAAAGAGCCGCTCCTGTCAATGCAACTGCAATTGAAGAGCAGGCCGAGCAGATTAATGTGGTTCCGGTCAACGATGCCACCGTAAAGGCTGAAATTCCGGTCGAGACCAATGCCAGTGTCACCAATGCTACAGCAGAAGGGGCTTCGGAAGTTTCTTTTATGCTGGAGAAGGTCAGGTTGCGTGACGGTTCACTTGTTTTCAATGATCTGACCGTCAAACCTTCATTCAATATGGATATTTCCAAGATGAAGGCTGACATTACAAAACTGGGACTGCCCTATGGAAACAGGACCGGAATTGTTTTCAACGCCACAGTTGATGACCAGTCTCCACTGATTCTTACAGGAGAGCTGCTGCCTTCAGGAAAGAATTTAAAATCAGGTATGAAGTTGAATCTCAGCAATCTGGATATGACTCAGCTTTCACCTTATACACTCAAGTACATAGCTTATCCTGTAAGCACCGGAATGCTGAATGCCAACGTGGATTTAGCTCTGGACGGTTCAGAAATCGCTGTGGGAAATCTGCTTGATATTTTTCAATTTGATGTAGGTGATAAAGTCCCTAATCCTGATGCAGCCAATGTCCCTATAGGGCTTGGTCTGGCTCTGTTAAAAGACAGTGATGGTAATATTCAGCTTGATATACCTGTTGAAGGCAACCTTTCCGATCCGCAGTTCCGGCTTGGAGCCGTTATCGGGAGGGCTATCGTTAATTTGCTGATAAAAGCCGTAACATCACCTTTTGCCCTGATAGGCAGTCTTTTTGGCGGTGGTGAAAATATGAATGTTCTGGCTTTCGATCCCGGAACAGATAAATTGAATGAATCGGCCCTCAAAAAGATAGAGACAATTGCAAAAGCAATGACGGAGCGACCCGGATTGAACCTTGAGATAAGCGGATTCAGTGCGGCCCAGCAGGATAAACCGGCTCTCAAGGAACTTACTTTTAAGCGCAAAATAGCAATGGTTAAATTTCTGGATATTGAAGGCGATGAGGGTGCTCCCAAATCTGTTGATGAGGTGAAGATATCACAGGAAGAATACCCGGAATATCTTGAAGATGTTTATAAAGATGAACCTTTTGAAAAGCCTACCAACATTATAGGCATGGTAAAAACTTTACCGGTGCCTGATATGGAGAAGGCGGTTCGGGATCATATTCAGATAACTCCTTCGGATCTTTCCCGGTTAGCAAGGAAGCGGGCTGAAATTGTGCGTGACATGCTGATCAATGAGAAAGGAATTAAAGCTGAAAGAATTTTCCTTAAGGATTCCGGTCAGGTTAAAGCACAGAGTGCCGGCCCAAGAGTTGAACTGGGGCTTAAATAG
- a CDS encoding carbonic anhydrase, with the protein MKKTVLLFTLALIVLTTCAAYAQTKQSPLLSQPEYSPEQALALLHEGNQRFIKSSSVYPNQTMHQRKLTSIQGEKPFATIITGSDSRIIPAIIFDRGIGDLYVVRNLGNVAGTDSLASIEYSILNLKTPLLIVLGNTESSIIQAAINGEKLKGHLAQLEGKIIPAINMTRKIYPGAKEKELVRKVAETNIRQVMRDILGQCPTVLDKFRAGEIKVLGAVYDIDSGVVKWLGP; encoded by the coding sequence GTGAAAAAAACAGTTCTCCTTTTTACTCTCGCATTGATAGTGCTCACAACATGCGCTGCATATGCTCAGACTAAACAGTCTCCGCTCCTGAGCCAGCCTGAATACTCACCGGAACAGGCCCTGGCTCTTTTGCATGAGGGAAACCAGCGTTTTATAAAAAGCAGCAGCGTATATCCAAACCAGACCATGCATCAGCGCAAATTGACCTCTATTCAGGGCGAAAAACCTTTTGCGACAATAATAACAGGTTCAGATTCCAGAATAATACCGGCAATTATCTTCGACAGAGGCATAGGGGACCTTTACGTTGTCCGCAATTTAGGAAACGTGGCAGGAACAGATTCTCTGGCCTCAATTGAATACTCAATACTTAATCTTAAAACACCATTACTGATAGTACTGGGCAATACTGAAAGCTCAATAATCCAAGCAGCCATCAACGGAGAAAAGCTGAAAGGCCATCTGGCCCAGCTTGAGGGAAAGATCATTCCCGCTATAAATATGACCAGAAAAATATATCCCGGAGCAAAGGAAAAAGAACTGGTAAGAAAAGTTGCGGAAACAAATATCAGGCAGGTTATGAGGGATATTCTGGGTCAATGTCCCACTGTTCTGGACAAATTCAGAGCAGGTGAAATCAAAGTGCTTGGTGCTGTTTATGATATTGACAGTGGAGTCGTGAAATGGCTCGGGCCTTAA